The sequence CCCAGCGGCTCTCCGATGTCAGTCGCCGCCCAATGTCGCCCCAGCAGCACCCGTTCCCTATATTCCGAGGGAGAGTGTTCGAAACCGAAGCCCCGACAGACCAAAGGACGGCCGCGTGACATCGGCATCCGAGCAGCCCACGATCGACCCCGCCGCCGCCCGGCGGCTGCTGGACCAGGCCCGCGAGGTGCGCGCCCAGGCCTACGCCCCCTACAGCAACTTCAGCGTCGGCGCGGCGCTGCTGGCCGAGGACGGCCGCGTGTTCACCGGCGTCAACGTCGAAAACGCCTCCTATCCCCTGGGCACCTGCGCCGAGCGCACCGCCATCGGCAACGCGGTGACGCAGGGCGCGCGGCGCTTCGTGGCCATCGCCGTGGTGGGCCCCGAGGACGACGCCGCCTGTGCGCCCTGTGGCGGCTGCAGGCAGGTGCTCAACGAGTTCGGCCCCGACATGCCGGTGATCATGCCGGGCGGCGGGCCGGCGGGGGTGCAGATCACCTCCGTGCGGGCACTGCTTCCCGGGGCGTTCGACCAGGACCGGCTGAACGCCACCCGCGAGGGACGATGAGCGGCTCTGCACCCTCCACCGTCGAACTGATCGAGCGGAAGAAGCGCGGCGGCGAGCTGTCGCCGGACGAGATGCGCGGATTTCTCTCCGGCTACCTGTCCGGCGAGGTGCCCGACTACCAGGTGGCCGCCTGGCTGATGGCGGTGGTGTGGCGCGGGATGACCGAGGCAGAAACGCTGGAGTTCACCCGCGCCATGGTGGACAGCGGCGAAACGCTGGACTGGCCGGGACTGGACCGCCCCACGGTAGACAAGCACAGCACCGGCGGCGTGGGCGACAAGACGTCCATCGTCCTCGTGCCCCTGATGGCCGCGGCCGGGGCCGCCTTCGTCAAGATGTCGGGACGGGGGCTGGGGCACACGGGCGGCACGCTCGACAAGCTGGAGGCCATCCCCGGCGTTCGCTGCGAGCTGCCGCTGGACGAAATGCGCGCCCAGGTGCGGCGCATCGGCTGTGCGCTGGTGGGCCAGAGCGGCGAGCTGGTGCCGGCCGACAAGAAGCTGTATGCCCTGCGCGACGTGACGGGAACGGTGGACAGCATGCCGCTGATCGCGGGCAGCATCATGTCCAAGAAGCTGGCGGGCGGTGCGCGCAGCATCGTCCTGGACGTGAAGTGGGGCTCCGGCGCCTTCATGCAGACGCTGGACGATGCCCGGGAGCTGGCGCGCACGCTGGTGTCCATCGGCAACGGGGCGGGGCGGCGCACACGGGCGGTGCTGAGCCCCATGCGCCAGCCGCTGGGCCGCGCCGTGGGCAACGCGCTCGAGATCCGCGAAGCCATCGACACCCTGCACGGCCGCGGCCCGGCGGACCTGTGGCGGCTGACGCTGGAGCTGGGCGCGCACCTGCTGGAGATGTCGGGGCTGGCCGCGTCCGCCGACGAGGGGCGCGCCTCGCTCACCTGGCTGCGCGACTCGGGGGCGGGGGCGCGCACGCTGCAGACGCTGATCGAGGCGCAGGGCGGCGACCCGCGGGTGGTGGACCAGCCGGACCTGCTGCCCTCCGCGCCGGTCATCCACCCCTACACCACCGACCTCCCCGGCTGGGTGGCCCAGGCCGATGCACGTACGATCGGCGACGCGGCGCTGGCGCTGGGCGCGGGGCGAAAGACCAAGGCCGACCCGGTGGACCCCGCGGTGGGCATCGTGGTGCGCGCGCGCATCGGCGATCGCGTGGAGGCGGGGCAGCCGCTGGCCGACGTGCACGCGCGCTCCGAGTCGGCGGCGCGCGAGGCCATCGAACGGCTGCGCTCGGCCTTCGTGCTGTCCGTGCGCCCGGCAGAGGCCGTTCCGGACGAGTACGAAACGGTCGGCTGATCCGCGACTCCGGTCGAGGAGAGGGGCCGGGCCGAGTGCTCGGCCCCTTTTCGTCCCCGCGGCTTGGTGCACCCGCCGCACCACAGCGGAAATCCTCCAACTACCAGCCTGCCGGCGCGCGATGTCATCCCGATGGAGCGGCCACGGGCGACCCAGCCCGCACATCGTGGACAGCAGCGACTGAGGGATCCGCCACACACTCGCCAGAGCGCGCCGGAGCCGGATCGCGCACCGTATCCACGCGGCTCAATCGCCGTCCAACGGCAGGCACGGCGGAGCGCAAAGGAGCCGGGTACGTCGCTTGCCCTGATCGCACGGACACACAACAACGGGAGATGAACGATGGATCTGCTGACGTGGATTATCGTGGGACTGGTAGCGGGCGTGCTCGCCGGGCTGGTCGTGGGCGGCGTGGGGCTGGTGGGCGACATCATCGTGGGGATCGTAGGCGCGTTCGTCGGCGGATGGCTCTTCCGCCAGCTCGGCGTGACGACGCCGTTCAGCGGCCTGGCGGGCACCATCTTCACGGCGTTCGTCGGAGCGGTGGTGCTGCTCTTTCTGCTGCACGCCCTGCACAGGCGCCGAGGCGGGTACGGGCGACGCCGCTGACCACTTTGGCTACTTTTTAGCACCGGCGCGCGGATGCTCCACGTCACCAACGGCGATGCCGCGGCAGACGCCATCCGCGCGGCCGGCATCCCCGGCGAGATCCTCCCCTGGCGCGACGTGCTGCACGAGGGGCCGGTGCCGGCCGACCTCGCGCTCCGGGAGCTGAGCCTCGTCCGCGCCGAATTCATCGCGTCCCGCGGCTGGGGCGGAGTGGACGAGGTCCGCCGCGAGTTCGAGGAGCGGGACGGTGCGCTGGCCGCGTCCGTGGACGAGGACGAGGTGGTGCTCTGGTTCGAGCACGACCTGTTCGACCAGCTCCAGTTGATTCAGGTGCTGGACTGGTTCGCCGCGCATCCCAGGCCGGGGCTGACGCTGATCAACCCCGCGCAGTACCTGGGCCCCTCCACCCCTGATGAGCTTCGCGCACTGTTCGCGTTGCGGATGCCCGTCACCCGCGCGCATCTCTCCGCCGCCCGCGCCGCGTGGGAGGCGTTCCGCGCGCCCGACCCGCGGGGCATCGAGGCGATTCCGGGCGCGGAGCTGGCGGCGCTTCCGCACCTCGCGTCCGCCCTGCGCCGCCACCTCCAGCAGTTTCCGTCCACGCGAGACGGCCTGTCGCGCAGCGAGCGGCAGGCGCTGGAGGTGCTGGCGGAGGGGCCGCGCCCGGCGGGGGAGCTGTACGTGGCGTCGCACCATGATCGCGAAGATCCCATCTGGCTGGGCGACTCCACCTTCTATTCGTACCTCGAAGAC comes from Longimicrobium sp. and encodes:
- the cdd gene encoding cytidine deaminase, whose translation is MTSASEQPTIDPAAARRLLDQAREVRAQAYAPYSNFSVGAALLAEDGRVFTGVNVENASYPLGTCAERTAIGNAVTQGARRFVAIAVVGPEDDAACAPCGGCRQVLNEFGPDMPVIMPGGGPAGVQITSVRALLPGAFDQDRLNATREGR
- a CDS encoding thymidine phosphorylase; this translates as MSGSAPSTVELIERKKRGGELSPDEMRGFLSGYLSGEVPDYQVAAWLMAVVWRGMTEAETLEFTRAMVDSGETLDWPGLDRPTVDKHSTGGVGDKTSIVLVPLMAAAGAAFVKMSGRGLGHTGGTLDKLEAIPGVRCELPLDEMRAQVRRIGCALVGQSGELVPADKKLYALRDVTGTVDSMPLIAGSIMSKKLAGGARSIVLDVKWGSGAFMQTLDDARELARTLVSIGNGAGRRTRAVLSPMRQPLGRAVGNALEIREAIDTLHGRGPADLWRLTLELGAHLLEMSGLAASADEGRASLTWLRDSGAGARTLQTLIEAQGGDPRVVDQPDLLPSAPVIHPYTTDLPGWVAQADARTIGDAALALGAGRKTKADPVDPAVGIVVRARIGDRVEAGQPLADVHARSESAAREAIERLRSAFVLSVRPAEAVPDEYETVG
- a CDS encoding GlsB/YeaQ/YmgE family stress response membrane protein encodes the protein MDLLTWIIVGLVAGVLAGLVVGGVGLVGDIIVGIVGAFVGGWLFRQLGVTTPFSGLAGTIFTAFVGAVVLLFLLHALHRRRGGYGRRR
- a CDS encoding DUF1835 domain-containing protein, translated to MLHVTNGDAAADAIRAAGIPGEILPWRDVLHEGPVPADLALRELSLVRAEFIASRGWGGVDEVRREFEERDGALAASVDEDEVVLWFEHDLFDQLQLIQVLDWFAAHPRPGLTLINPAQYLGPSTPDELRALFALRMPVTRAHLSAARAAWEAFRAPDPRGIEAIPGAELAALPHLASALRRHLQQFPSTRDGLSRSERQALEVLAEGPRPAGELYVASHHDREDPIWLGDSTFYSYLEDLGPLVTIGGATEIHRRIVTLTELGRDVLAGRADRVAAIGIDRWLGGVHLSGVEVPWRWDEVAGHIAKAS